One Thunnus albacares chromosome 12, fThuAlb1.1, whole genome shotgun sequence genomic region harbors:
- the tmie gene encoding transmembrane inner ear expressed protein, with translation MVGDQPICPPQLLLRGWGAVLLSQCLSSVFSQIPDPELLPTEPPKKPDPVNSETVVFWGLRLWQVIGIFSVFVLAVVITLCCIFKCRIPRTKKEIEARHAQRQAAKKYANTLETVPPLNELTEIPGSAKAEENEEVTTVSGKVDADKGEKKTKEGKKEGKGAKEGKGDEKDASTKKKGEKGASDKEGGEGKGKKSGEKGDKGEKEEKGEKGGKGGAKGGAKKAQK, from the exons ATGGTTGGGGATCAGCCTATATGTCCACCTCAGCTCCTTCTGCGGGGCTGGGGAGCAGTGCTGCTGTCTCAGTGTTTGTCCTCCGTGTTCTCCCAGATCCCGGATCCTGAG CTTTTACCCACAGAGCCCCCAAAGAAGCCGGACCCTGTCAACTCAGAGACTGTTGTTTTCTGGGGGTTGCGGCTATGGCAGGTCATCGGCATTTTTTCGGTGTTTGTTTTAGCAGTTG TTATCACTCTGTGCTGTATATTCAAATGTCGAATCCCAAGAACAAAGAAGGAAATAGAGGCACGGCATGCACAGAGACAGGCCGCCAAGAAATACGCCAACACATTAGAGACAGTGCCACCTCTGAACGAACTGACTGAGATCCCAGGAT ctgcaaaagcgGAAGAAAATGAGGAGGTGACAACAGTCTCCGGGAAAGTAGATGCTGATAAAGGggagaagaagacaaaagaggGCAAGAAAGAGGGCAAAGGTGCCAAAGAAGGGAAAGGAGATGAAAAGGATGCATCAACAAAGAAAAAGGGTGAAAAGGGAGCATCTGACAAAGAAGGTGGtgaaggaaaagggaagaaatcTGGAGAGAAGGGTGACAAaggggaaaaagaagaaaaaggtgaaaaaggAGGCAAAGGAGGGGCTAAAGGGGGAGCCAAGAAAGCTCAAAAGTGA